A single genomic interval of Tursiops truncatus isolate mTurTru1 chromosome 1, mTurTru1.mat.Y, whole genome shotgun sequence harbors:
- the DDX59 gene encoding probable ATP-dependent RNA helicase DDX59 isoform X2, with protein sequence MFVPRSLKVRRNANDDDRSCAAKKVKPEAEDPQLGAGGDGPADDASGTKEAALAAHHGAQPCPLPGPASQVPEGGLAGPGQQAQDSDLLEEPVKSFSKTQRQAEPGEPVCVVCGRYGEYICNETDEDVCSLECKAKHLLQVRGAEALLAPGGPQKAGSEPAAPHPASYVYTEHAFISNLREDQIENLRRQLGIVVQGPGVPRPIIDFEHCGFPEALNLNLKTSGYEIPTPIQMQMVPLGLLGRDVLASADTGSGKTAAFLLPVIMRALFQSKMPSALILTPTRELAIQIEHQAKELMSGLPRMRTALLVGGLPAPPQLHRLRQRVQVIIATPGRLLDIIKQSAVELGGIKIVVVDEADTMLKMGFQQQVLDVLENVPRDCQTLLASATIPASIEQLASQLLRDPVRIITGEKNLPCSNVRQIVLWVEEPAKKKKLFEILNDKKLFKPPVLVFVDCKLGADLLSEAVQKITGLKSTSVHSEKSQPERKNILKGLLEGDYEVVVSTGVLGRGLDLVSVKLVVNFDMPPSMDELEESGG encoded by the exons ATGTTCGTTCCAAGATCCCTGAAAGTCAGGCGGAATGCTAACGATGATGATAGAAGTTGTGCAGCCAAGAAAGTCAAACCAGAAGCAGAAGATCCCCAGCTGGGTGCGGGCGGGGATGGTCCAGCCGATGATGCCTCGGGTACCAAAGAAGCTGCACTAGCGGCGCATCACGGTGCCCAGCCGTGCCCTCTCCCCGGGCCTGCCAGCCAGGTGCCTGAGGGGGGTCTGGCTGGACCCGGGCAACAGGCACAGGACAGCGATCTCCTTGAAGAGCCAGTGAAGTCCTTCTCCAAAACGCAGCGCCAGGCCGAGCCCGGGGAGCCGGTGTGCGTGGTATGCGGGCGCTACGGAGAGTACATCTGCAATGAGACGGATGAAGACGTGTGTAGCCTGGAGTGTAAAGCAAAACACCTTCTGCAGGTGCGCGGAGCGGAGGCGCTGTTAGCTCCGGGCGGTCCACAGAAAGCGGGTTCTGAGCCAGCGGCTCCACATCCTGCTTCGTATGTCTACACCGAGCACGCCTTCATCTCGAACCTTCGGGAGGACCAGATTGAAAACCTCAGACGGCAGCTGGGAATCGTGGTTCAAGGGCCAGGCGTCCCCAGGCCCATCATTGACTTTGAGCATTGCGGCTTCCCTGAGGCCTTAAACCTCAACCTGAAGACCTCGGGCTACGagatccccacccccatccagatGCAGATGGTCCCCCTGGGGCTTCTGGGCCGAGACGTGCTGGCCAGCGCGGACACTGGCTCTGGGAAGACGGCCGCCTTCCTGCTTCCCGTCATCATGCGAGCTCTGTTTCAG AGCAAGATGCCATCCGCGCTCATCCTCACGCCCACGCGGGAGCTGGCCATCCAGATAGAGCACCAGGCCAAGGAGCTGATGAGCGGCCTGCCCCGCATGAGGACTGCGCTCCTGGTGGGGGGCCTGCCCGCCCCCCCGCAGCTCCATCGCTTGCGCCAGCGCGTTCAG GTTATCATAGCAACTCCTGGGCGACTTCTGGATATAATAAAGCAGAGCGCTGTAGAACTTGGCGGTATAAAAATTGTAGTAGTGGATGAA GCTGATACCATGTTAAAGATGGGCTTTCAACAGCAAGTGCTTGACGTTTTGGAAAATGTGCCTCGTGACTGTCAGACCCTTTTGGCTTCGGCCACGATTCCAGCCAGCATAGAGCAGCTCGCAAGCCAGCTTCTGCGCGACCCCGTGAGAATCATCACTGGGGAGAAGAACCTGCCCTGCTCCAACGTGCGCCAGATTGTGTTATGGGTGGAAGAACCAGCCAAAAAGAAGAAACTGTTTGAAATCTTGAAT GATAAGAAACTCTTTAAGCCTCCAGTGTTAGTATTTGTGGACTGCAAACTAGGAGCAGATCTGTTGAGCGAGGCAGTTCAGAAAATCACAGGTCTGAAAAGCACCTCTGTGCACTCGGAGAAGTCACAGCCGGAAAGGAAAAACATACTGAAG GGTTTACTTGAAGGAGACTATGAAGTTGTGGTGAGCACGGGGGTCCTAGGAAGAGGCCTGGACTTGGTCAGCGTCAAGCTGGTTGTCAATTTCGACATGCCTCCCAGCATGGATGA